A part of Limihaloglobus sulfuriphilus genomic DNA contains:
- a CDS encoding LptF/LptG family permease: MTRIIHRYIFRDLFKVFILTTLSMTLIFSISQMLRPIQKYGVAPEQVFKLLWYFSPVMLSFVMPIAAVFAASITYGRFASDNEFDACRASGISPHSLAMPGLVLAVFVAVCNLLLNFYISPVYIDKAERSIQANAREIIFRSLERNGYYENKNGRFKIMSDVVLPEENRLLGVNILEQRKNKSGWLVTTPEAQVEIDTHRHYNNIVAVAHDAYYIDGKTQGYSRRLPVMGRFGSLLGEKVKFLKYDELTEVKDNPYLFNPVREKVLEVSDQLSAELFSEYISRSLSDNGRFELFTPARRLVVHCGGAEAQNKSTIRLLGEVKTVEYDKLLAERMIKTWAGREAFLRLDADRSWVLSMPSAVWKSPDGIEGLAADHNMRGISMPAELEDLFSEENILHTVMNEHPDEPTEELKTLHTRVKDKIVDVYANIHAEIHFRIVFAIGCISLVITGMALGIIYKGGHVLTAFGLSSIPAGFLIVVIAAGENITKNVPSGAESFSYNGIYLMWAGLGVLMLISGLVYRRINHA, encoded by the coding sequence ATGACGCGGATTATACACAGGTATATTTTCAGGGACCTCTTTAAGGTCTTTATACTTACGACACTGTCGATGACACTTATCTTCAGTATCAGCCAGATGTTGCGCCCAATCCAAAAATACGGCGTCGCCCCTGAACAGGTTTTCAAACTGCTTTGGTATTTTTCGCCGGTGATGCTCTCTTTTGTAATGCCTATCGCGGCGGTATTCGCCGCGAGTATAACCTACGGCCGCTTTGCCAGTGACAACGAGTTTGACGCATGCCGTGCATCGGGTATCAGCCCTCATTCTCTGGCAATGCCCGGTCTGGTGCTGGCGGTCTTTGTTGCTGTATGCAATCTGCTGCTTAATTTTTATATCTCTCCTGTTTATATAGACAAAGCCGAGAGAAGCATACAGGCTAACGCCAGGGAGATAATCTTTCGAAGCCTTGAAAGAAACGGTTATTACGAGAACAAAAACGGCAGATTCAAGATTATGTCAGATGTTGTACTGCCGGAGGAAAACCGTCTTCTTGGGGTGAATATCCTGGAACAGCGTAAAAATAAGAGCGGCTGGCTTGTAACAACACCCGAGGCCCAGGTTGAGATTGATACGCACCGCCATTACAACAATATAGTCGCTGTTGCTCATGATGCCTATTACATTGACGGCAAAACCCAGGGTTATTCCAGAAGATTGCCCGTTATGGGCAGATTTGGCTCTTTATTAGGCGAGAAAGTGAAATTTCTTAAATATGATGAGCTCACGGAAGTGAAAGACAATCCTTACCTTTTTAACCCTGTCCGCGAGAAAGTGCTTGAAGTGTCTGACCAGCTTTCTGCGGAGCTTTTTTCAGAATACATTTCCCGTTCATTATCCGATAACGGCAGATTCGAGCTCTTTACTCCCGCCCGCAGGCTTGTGGTTCATTGCGGCGGCGCAGAAGCTCAAAACAAGAGTACAATCAGACTTCTGGGCGAGGTCAAGACTGTCGAATACGATAAACTGCTGGCCGAGAGGATGATAAAGACCTGGGCCGGCCGGGAGGCTTTTCTACGTCTTGATGCTGATAGAAGCTGGGTTTTGAGTATGCCCAGTGCTGTCTGGAAGAGTCCCGACGGCATAGAAGGTCTCGCAGCAGACCACAATATGCGCGGGATTTCCATGCCGGCCGAGCTGGAAGATCTGTTCAGTGAAGAAAACATTCTCCATACAGTTATGAACGAACATCCCGATGAGCCAACCGAGGAGCTTAAAACCCTGCATACAAGGGTAAAGGACAAAATAGTGGATGTTTATGCCAATATCCACGCTGAAATACATTTTCGCATTGTATTTGCGATTGGCTGTATCAGCCTTGTGATTACCGGTATGGCACTTGGTATAATATACAAGGGCGGCCACGTATTAACAGCGTTTGGTTTGAGCTCAATACCGGCAGGATTCCTTATCGTAGTTATAGCCGCGGGAGAAAATATAACTAAAAATGTACCCAGCGGTGCCGAGAGTTTCTCATACAACGGAATTTACCTGATGTGGGCAGGTCTCGGTGTATTGATGCTTATATCGGGGCTGGTTTATAGAAGAATAAATCATGCATAG
- the tmk gene encoding dTMP kinase — protein MQKIFFTGKFIVLDGPDGCGKSTQAALLREKLISTGLEVVSYRDPGTTRIGEAIREILLATEYAGMGDNVEVLLYMAARAQLWREKISSDLENGKCVIMDRWLSSTCAYQGKAGGFGIDKVINIARDSLERLWPDITIILDIDSSLAAKRIRRELDRMELKGCGYHKMVRQGYLELADKMENETGDVSALFKLINADDTPESIHSKIVEILINNLGKGI, from the coding sequence TTGCAAAAAATTTTTTTTACAGGCAAGTTTATAGTATTGGATGGGCCTGACGGATGCGGCAAAAGCACACAGGCAGCACTATTGAGAGAAAAACTCATTTCAACAGGCCTCGAAGTGGTGAGCTACAGAGACCCAGGTACTACCAGGATCGGTGAAGCCATACGGGAGATACTTCTCGCAACAGAATACGCCGGCATGGGCGATAATGTTGAGGTGCTTTTGTATATGGCGGCACGGGCTCAGCTTTGGCGGGAGAAAATATCCTCTGACCTTGAAAATGGCAAGTGTGTCATAATGGACAGGTGGCTCTCCAGTACCTGCGCTTATCAGGGCAAAGCCGGCGGTTTTGGTATTGACAAGGTGATAAATATTGCCCGGGACAGCCTCGAAAGACTCTGGCCGGACATAACCATTATACTTGATATCGACAGCAGCCTCGCGGCGAAAAGAATCCGGCGTGAACTTGACCGCATGGAACTCAAAGGATGCGGCTACCACAAAATGGTGCGGCAGGGATATCTTGAGCTGGCGGACAAAATGGAAAATGAAACCGGGGACGTATCAGCTTTATTTAAATTGATCAACGCAGACGATACCCCGGAGTCAATACATTCGAAAATTGTTGAAATACTCATAAATAATTTGGGAAAAGGTATTTAG
- a CDS encoding LptF/LptG family permease — protein sequence MRTLDRYIVRNFLTGYLIAFFVLMGLRIIIDMFINLDEFSKHSELGVVQVMANICNFYMIQSSVYFRDFAGPINVVAAVFALGRMTKKNELVAMMASGISLKRVIMPIIFFSALLSGLLIVDQEYIIPSLAGSIVRDHDELPGQQNYSVSCLIDKNGSIINASQYSEGAQTMTGASIILRKPTDEGLWQTIGWIRADRAVYNPVKDVWELYTETENPDGTVDTTPGGDLQNIIPYASTEDIPAHRVVLSYKTDLTPEIIPVRRKQQSVTLLSFSQLREFSKTTPRSHDRARMLLERNTRMTDPIINLIMLVISLTVLTCRDNKQMKSAIMVSFGITVGCLIFTFVCKMFGTEQVFEKVRPNLWAWLPVVVFLPVAAFMYDSMKT from the coding sequence ATGCGGACATTAGATAGATACATAGTTAGAAACTTCCTCACGGGGTACCTTATAGCGTTTTTCGTGCTTATGGGGCTGCGAATCATAATTGATATGTTTATCAATCTTGACGAGTTCAGCAAACACTCAGAGCTCGGCGTTGTTCAGGTTATGGCTAACATCTGTAATTTTTACATGATTCAGAGCAGTGTCTATTTCCGCGATTTTGCCGGTCCGATCAATGTTGTCGCGGCAGTTTTCGCTCTTGGCCGAATGACCAAAAAGAATGAGCTTGTAGCGATGATGGCATCGGGTATCAGCCTCAAGCGGGTTATCATGCCGATAATCTTTTTCTCGGCATTACTTTCAGGTCTGTTGATAGTTGACCAGGAATATATCATTCCTTCGCTTGCCGGCAGTATTGTTCGTGACCATGATGAGTTGCCCGGACAGCAGAACTACAGTGTTTCATGTCTGATTGACAAGAACGGCTCAATAATCAATGCGTCTCAATATAGCGAAGGCGCCCAGACGATGACAGGAGCGTCTATCATTCTGCGAAAGCCGACTGATGAGGGGTTGTGGCAGACGATAGGCTGGATCAGGGCTGACAGGGCGGTATATAACCCTGTAAAAGATGTCTGGGAGCTTTACACAGAAACAGAAAATCCAGACGGAACTGTTGATACAACGCCCGGCGGCGACCTACAGAATATAATTCCTTATGCCAGCACTGAAGATATCCCCGCTCACAGGGTTGTGCTTTCGTATAAGACCGATCTGACACCCGAAATCATACCGGTTCGGAGGAAACAGCAGTCAGTTACTTTGCTTAGTTTTTCTCAGCTTCGAGAGTTTTCCAAAACCACTCCCCGAAGCCATGACCGGGCAAGGATGCTGCTGGAGCGGAATACACGGATGACAGACCCGATAATCAATCTGATTATGCTTGTCATTTCGCTGACGGTTCTTACCTGCCGTGATAACAAGCAAATGAAGTCTGCTATTATGGTCAGCTTTGGCATAACGGTGGGCTGTCTTATATTTACGTTTGTATGTAAAATGTTCGGAACCGAGCAGGTTTTTGAAAAGGTAAGGCCGAACTTGTGGGCATGGCTGCCGGTGGTGGTATTTTTGCCTGTTGCGGCTTTTATGTATGACTCTATGAAAACATAG
- a CDS encoding PQQ-binding-like beta-propeller repeat protein: MKNTLSAGKSAFLAVLLLCVCGLSFAADWPHWRGPDYNGISHESEWSPEKIKEDAAPLWKANIGTGFSTISVSRGKAYTFGNTGSKDIDESEHKDVVFCFDAATGKQIWTYSYPEPLDPKYYEGGTSATPTVSDDRVYTLSKTGDALCLEADTGKLIWQTNILEVTGAENTTWGLAGSPLIVGSMAVYNVGYQATALDKANGKLLWSPSDKPGGYATAVMSKLNGKEQLVNFGFDNVAGLETAYGEIIWTYPWKTRHDVNAADPIITGDRVFISSGYGTGCALLKVEGEKASKLWQNRNMRNKMNPSVLYEGHIYGVDEGGELRCINLETGEIIWAQGGFGMGSLMIADGKLIVLGEKGNLVIAEASADGFKQISGAQILSGSRCWSVPVLANGRIYARNAGGEMVCLDVAADEKDSPAASSAAETTDKPDWPQWRGHNRDGISKETGLMKKWPESGPEIIWSAKGLGKGYSTVSIAEGLIYTTGMIGKRGVLFAFDMDGKLAWKRNYGPEWDRSYESSRSTPTVNDGNVYVISGKGSIACFEAAKGEPLWAKNVFQDFEGEYGNWGIAESPLIVDDKVIVTPGGKKASVVALDKKTGRVIWASKSIDEKSAYCSPILVERGGRKVIITMLESLVGIDASNGEILWKHKHGKKDINPITPVYSDSMVYATSGYDDGGVMVELNDDGSSIKVKWEDETLDTHHGGVVLVDGYIYGSSWRGNSNGNWVCLEWDSGKVMYDHSWIGKGCLTYADGMLYCYEEKEGTVALVKAGPDKFEVVSSFKVTMGEDHHWAHPVICGGRLYIRHGDVLMVYNISEGL, from the coding sequence ATGAAAAATACCCTGTCTGCTGGAAAATCAGCGTTTTTAGCCGTTCTTCTATTGTGCGTTTGCGGTTTATCATTTGCCGCTGACTGGCCGCACTGGCGCGGGCCCGATTACAACGGAATATCACATGAATCCGAGTGGAGCCCAGAAAAAATAAAAGAAGACGCCGCCCCCCTTTGGAAAGCAAACATCGGCACAGGTTTTTCCACTATATCGGTCTCCCGGGGAAAAGCCTACACTTTCGGAAACACCGGCTCAAAAGATATTGACGAATCCGAGCATAAAGACGTTGTGTTCTGTTTTGACGCGGCTACAGGCAAACAGATATGGACATACAGCTACCCCGAACCCCTGGATCCCAAATATTACGAAGGCGGCACATCTGCTACTCCAACAGTATCTGATGACAGGGTTTACACACTGAGTAAAACCGGAGATGCCCTTTGTCTTGAAGCCGACACCGGAAAACTTATCTGGCAAACTAATATTCTTGAAGTAACCGGTGCCGAAAATACAACCTGGGGCCTGGCAGGCTCACCATTGATTGTTGGCAGCATGGCCGTTTATAATGTCGGCTACCAGGCAACTGCTCTGGATAAAGCAAACGGCAAACTGCTCTGGTCGCCCAGTGACAAACCCGGCGGATATGCAACCGCTGTTATGAGTAAACTCAACGGAAAAGAGCAGTTAGTAAACTTTGGTTTCGACAACGTTGCGGGCCTTGAAACTGCTTACGGCGAGATAATCTGGACATATCCGTGGAAAACCAGACATGATGTGAACGCGGCAGACCCGATAATCACGGGCGATAGAGTTTTTATTTCTTCCGGCTACGGAACTGGCTGTGCCCTGCTGAAAGTAGAGGGCGAAAAAGCATCTAAACTTTGGCAAAATAGAAACATGCGTAACAAAATGAACCCTTCGGTTTTATATGAGGGGCATATTTACGGTGTTGACGAAGGCGGCGAGCTCCGCTGTATCAACCTGGAAACAGGGGAAATTATCTGGGCCCAGGGCGGCTTCGGCATGGGCAGCCTGATGATTGCTGACGGCAAACTTATTGTACTGGGAGAAAAAGGCAACCTCGTTATCGCCGAGGCTTCTGCTGACGGTTTCAAACAGATATCTGGAGCTCAAATTCTCTCCGGCAGCCGATGCTGGAGTGTTCCGGTTCTGGCAAACGGAAGGATATACGCCCGCAACGCCGGCGGCGAGATGGTCTGCCTGGACGTGGCGGCAGATGAAAAAGACTCCCCCGCTGCTTCGTCAGCGGCTGAAACTACAGATAAACCCGACTGGCCGCAATGGAGAGGCCATAACCGCGACGGTATATCCAAAGAAACGGGCCTGATGAAAAAATGGCCCGAAAGCGGCCCCGAAATAATCTGGTCGGCTAAAGGTCTGGGCAAGGGCTATTCTACGGTATCAATTGCTGAAGGATTGATATACACAACCGGAATGATAGGCAAAAGAGGCGTGCTCTTCGCCTTTGATATGGACGGAAAACTCGCCTGGAAAAGAAATTACGGGCCCGAATGGGACAGGTCATACGAGAGCAGCCGCTCAACCCCAACAGTCAATGACGGCAATGTTTATGTTATAAGCGGCAAGGGTTCTATTGCATGTTTTGAAGCAGCCAAAGGAGAACCTCTCTGGGCAAAGAATGTATTTCAGGATTTCGAAGGAGAATACGGCAACTGGGGCATTGCAGAGTCGCCGCTGATCGTTGACGATAAGGTTATTGTTACCCCCGGCGGCAAAAAGGCTTCCGTTGTAGCGCTGGACAAAAAGACCGGCAGAGTAATCTGGGCAAGCAAATCAATTGATGAGAAAAGCGCTTACTGCTCGCCTATACTTGTGGAACGCGGCGGCAGAAAAGTCATCATTACAATGCTTGAGTCACTTGTCGGTATTGATGCATCTAACGGCGAAATTCTCTGGAAACATAAACACGGGAAGAAAGATATAAACCCCATTACGCCCGTATATTCAGATTCAATGGTCTATGCCACCAGCGGCTATGATGACGGCGGAGTAATGGTTGAACTTAATGATGACGGCAGCAGCATAAAGGTCAAATGGGAAGACGAAACGCTCGACACTCATCACGGCGGAGTTGTTCTCGTAGATGGCTACATTTACGGTTCAAGCTGGCGCGGCAATTCAAACGGCAACTGGGTATGCCTCGAATGGGACAGCGGCAAGGTAATGTATGACCATTCATGGATCGGCAAAGGCTGTTTGACATATGCTGACGGAATGCTATACTGCTACGAAGAAAAAGAAGGAACAGTAGCTCTTGTAAAAGCAGGCCCGGATAAATTTGAAGTCGTCAGCTCATTTAAGGTAACTATGGGCGAAGATCACCATTGGGCACATCCGGTCATCTGCGGCGGCAGACTTTACATACGCCACGGCGATGTTCTTATGGTATATAACATTAGCGAAGGCCTATAG
- a CDS encoding glycosyl hydrolase 2 galactose-binding domain-containing protein: MRYDISDLGWHLSGFEPFEWELEKSAEIGIALQPEIGPVPAKIPGSVQRSLHDAGLIENWEVGHNCRNIEWIENRHWVYNATLPADKTPGGLRHSLVFEGLDGQGRIFVNGKCVHHFANGFVRHSIDITDALEDGDNQLAMVFECSPRWLGQFGRTSQIRDLKARFNYGWDWSKRLMQIGVYGGAWLESRPDEGRFDAFFYTDYDLETREGSLFICPELSGLYSAVVEVEIDGGVHSSTIEIDFGCDEYIIDELEVEPWHPNGCGDQKLYQLEIKALAPDGKLLWQASQKIGFKNIQWKQCRDAPKDSDPWLCCVNGKDIFLQGANWTPIRPNFADLERKDYQQRIKLYADLGFNIFRVWGGGFLESRDFYELCDEYGIMVWQEFPLSSSGVDNKTPDDDETIELMCRTVRSYVRRRSSYVSLLMWCGGNELQKKGPHGTINGIPLDESDRMLGRMGRVCRDMDPIRRFIATSSLGPRFFALESEFGQGLHWDVHGPWKANEMDLEKWKSYWSHDDSLFRSETGCPGPSDASLIRRYLGEQKPEPFSVENPLWGDYDWWFEGDIFEREMGRKPAKLEEYAAWGQSRQAKLLSIAVSECKRRFPECGGIIIWMGHDSWPCSANTSLIDFEGQPKQAALELKKIFKEQQDT, encoded by the coding sequence ATGCGATACGACATTTCAGATTTAGGATGGCATTTGAGCGGTTTTGAGCCGTTTGAGTGGGAACTTGAGAAAAGTGCTGAAATCGGTATAGCTCTTCAGCCTGAGATTGGACCTGTGCCTGCCAAAATCCCAGGTTCTGTGCAGCGAAGCCTTCACGATGCAGGTCTGATAGAGAACTGGGAAGTTGGGCACAATTGCCGCAATATAGAGTGGATAGAAAACAGACACTGGGTTTATAACGCGACACTGCCGGCAGATAAAACTCCCGGGGGCTTGCGGCACAGTCTTGTTTTTGAAGGCCTTGACGGCCAGGGCCGCATATTTGTCAACGGCAAGTGCGTGCATCACTTTGCAAACGGTTTCGTCCGGCACAGTATTGATATTACAGACGCTTTGGAAGATGGCGACAATCAGCTTGCAATGGTTTTTGAATGCAGTCCGAGGTGGCTGGGGCAGTTCGGAAGGACTTCGCAGATACGAGACCTGAAGGCGCGTTTCAACTACGGCTGGGACTGGAGCAAACGGCTGATGCAGATAGGCGTTTACGGCGGTGCCTGGCTTGAAAGCCGCCCGGATGAAGGACGCTTCGACGCGTTTTTTTATACCGACTATGACCTTGAGACAAGAGAGGGCAGCCTTTTTATCTGCCCTGAGCTGAGCGGGCTTTATTCGGCCGTCGTTGAGGTTGAAATCGACGGAGGTGTTCATTCCTCCACAATCGAGATAGACTTCGGCTGTGATGAATACATAATTGACGAGCTCGAAGTTGAGCCCTGGCATCCTAACGGCTGCGGAGACCAGAAGCTCTACCAGCTGGAAATAAAAGCTCTCGCTCCTGATGGAAAGCTGCTGTGGCAGGCATCACAGAAAATCGGCTTTAAGAATATTCAGTGGAAACAGTGCCGGGACGCACCAAAAGATTCTGATCCCTGGCTGTGCTGCGTAAACGGCAAAGATATTTTTCTCCAGGGTGCCAACTGGACGCCGATACGGCCCAACTTCGCCGACCTTGAAAGAAAAGATTATCAGCAGCGTATAAAGCTCTATGCCGACCTGGGTTTCAATATATTTAGAGTGTGGGGCGGCGGATTCCTCGAGTCACGCGATTTCTACGAGCTGTGTGATGAATACGGGATTATGGTCTGGCAGGAGTTTCCGCTCTCTTCCTCAGGTGTGGACAACAAAACACCCGATGACGATGAAACAATAGAACTGATGTGCCGGACCGTGCGTTCGTATGTTCGCCGCCGAAGCAGTTATGTCAGCCTTCTTATGTGGTGCGGCGGCAATGAGCTGCAGAAAAAGGGCCCGCACGGCACGATTAACGGAATACCGCTTGACGAATCGGACAGGATGCTTGGCAGGATGGGACGAGTTTGCAGAGATATGGATCCAATCCGCAGGTTTATCGCGACATCTTCGCTGGGGCCGAGATTTTTTGCTCTTGAGAGCGAATTTGGCCAGGGACTTCACTGGGACGTACACGGCCCGTGGAAGGCTAATGAAATGGACCTGGAAAAATGGAAAAGCTACTGGAGCCATGATGATTCACTTTTCAGGTCAGAAACGGGATGCCCGGGCCCGAGTGATGCGTCTTTGATACGCAGGTACCTCGGCGAGCAGAAGCCCGAGCCGTTTTCAGTTGAAAATCCGCTATGGGGCGATTATGACTGGTGGTTTGAGGGCGATATTTTCGAACGTGAAATGGGCAGAAAACCCGCAAAACTTGAAGAGTACGCAGCATGGGGACAGAGCAGGCAGGCCAAGCTGCTCTCTATCGCCGTATCTGAATGTAAACGCCGGTTCCCCGAGTGCGGCGGCATTATAATATGGATGGGCCATGATTCCTGGCCATGTTCGGCCAACACGTCATTGATTGATTTTGAAGGACAGCCAAAACAAGCTGCTCTTGAGCTGAAAAAAATATTCAAAGAACAACAGGATACATAA
- the rnc gene encoding ribonuclease III: protein MEQAKLDELQELIGYRFKDQQLLSLTLTHTSSVSDRIESNERHEFFGDAVLDLVICQELFEKYPDYSEGDLTKIKSRLVSRETCAEVAEKINLVDYLYVGRGTGSRGLKGSIVAGTLEALIAGIYIDGGLKPAAEFINKLFGELVDSADADEHQDNYKSLLQQYSQQNLSELPIYEVIDEQGPEHNKCFEVEVSIGNVHYSSAWGISKKIAEQAAAKKVLEELGVIEVQNKP from the coding sequence ATGGAACAGGCAAAATTAGATGAATTGCAAGAGCTGATTGGATACCGCTTTAAGGATCAGCAGTTGCTGTCTCTGACCTTGACACACACATCGTCAGTTTCAGACCGAATTGAAAGTAACGAACGCCATGAATTTTTTGGGGATGCAGTTTTAGACCTGGTTATCTGCCAGGAGCTTTTTGAGAAATACCCCGACTATTCGGAGGGCGATTTGACCAAAATAAAAAGCCGCCTTGTCTCTCGTGAGACCTGTGCGGAGGTCGCTGAGAAAATAAATCTTGTTGACTATCTTTACGTAGGCCGCGGTACGGGCAGCCGAGGTTTAAAGGGTTCAATCGTTGCCGGCACCCTCGAGGCGCTGATAGCAGGTATTTATATTGACGGCGGACTAAAGCCCGCTGCGGAATTCATAAACAAACTCTTTGGTGAGCTTGTTGACAGTGCCGACGCCGATGAACACCAGGATAACTATAAATCATTGCTTCAACAGTATTCACAACAAAATTTATCGGAATTGCCCATTTATGAGGTAATAGATGAGCAGGGGCCCGAGCATAATAAATGTTTCGAGGTTGAGGTTTCAATCGGCAATGTGCATTATTCAAGTGCATGGGGTATCAGCAAAAAGATAGCCGAACAGGCCGCCGCCAAAAAGGTGCTTGAGGAGTTGGGCGTAATAGAAGTACAAAATAAACCTTAA
- a CDS encoding metallophosphoesterase family protein: MDRRCFMKVYGAGMAAALLPSGAWAMAGKQSDVLRGFIVSDAHFGWDGGDQPRISEQREAMRNIVSTFGKLDLMIDTGDAYHGNLKGDVRGKSAGDWTDIISGETGSLPMLYVPGNHEIMGWREGDPEWRCNRLGSLPCRPYYSFDIKGIHFVSVPELMMAVYVNKETIEWLKLDLEVNRDKTVILLSHNNISGTTTPDEEGYRGLVNSAELYDIIKANPNIIAWMHGHNHNYQIVQKDNCMYVSNGRIGGFDPSNGQYGIGGIYFELSNNLLDVKCYSAQFKRFLGPDDGPQLAGRMKAKTSLDPAKPMAYSFGTGGARDTERIPMVNHYTSKSESAKLYITGADDEIINEDTTLSYYQCRPSNTHMQLFGFIVRDPQKLWRWDDPGITLFKRSDGKDIRVTAPHYGAGMCSYYRCPPDQEYEVTLELEGSGQGPKLDIEFMYFDRTGKYLESKHAPLYDIKAGKQKVVYSGIASKPTKAVTIYDDPDEHNILNFIVQCIFTDMTSEVKVKSFELRFKGAHGATVDPAVIIDGRRYSRKGTLKQGELAEFDIPLLKNKSQQTYQLSAGGNRRLSWLIKYDHLDWQLRNAAAADMGEYIQIDGLRNQWSHEKEILFAPMAATDEPFVSRLRGITKARIYPVDRGSKNLKVKIEECYPGIKPIVFVRSDNKPASVSASEGFSYKNGIIEITVKKGETIDVIL; this comes from the coding sequence ATGGACAGACGCTGCTTTATGAAAGTCTATGGGGCCGGTATGGCCGCGGCATTACTGCCGTCAGGAGCCTGGGCCATGGCAGGCAAACAAAGTGACGTTTTGCGGGGTTTTATTGTTTCAGACGCTCATTTTGGCTGGGACGGTGGTGATCAGCCGCGAATCAGCGAGCAGCGGGAGGCAATGAGGAATATCGTCTCCACATTTGGGAAACTGGACTTGATGATTGACACCGGCGATGCCTACCACGGCAATCTAAAAGGAGATGTCAGGGGTAAATCCGCAGGAGACTGGACTGATATCATATCAGGTGAGACTGGTTCGTTGCCGATGCTTTATGTGCCGGGCAATCATGAAATTATGGGCTGGAGAGAAGGGGACCCTGAGTGGAGGTGCAATCGGCTTGGAAGCCTTCCGTGCCGCCCGTATTACAGCTTTGATATAAAGGGCATACATTTTGTTTCTGTACCAGAGCTTATGATGGCTGTCTATGTCAACAAGGAAACTATTGAGTGGCTTAAGCTCGACCTTGAGGTGAATCGTGACAAGACGGTTATTTTGCTCTCGCACAATAATATAAGCGGAACCACGACTCCTGACGAAGAGGGCTATCGCGGTCTTGTCAACAGCGCAGAGCTGTATGATATTATAAAGGCCAACCCGAATATTATAGCCTGGATGCACGGTCATAACCATAATTATCAGATTGTTCAAAAGGACAACTGTATGTATGTTTCCAACGGCCGGATTGGCGGTTTTGACCCCAGCAATGGCCAATATGGAATCGGAGGGATCTATTTTGAGCTATCAAACAACCTCCTTGATGTAAAATGTTACAGTGCACAGTTTAAACGCTTCCTTGGGCCGGACGACGGGCCTCAGCTCGCAGGCAGGATGAAGGCAAAGACATCTCTGGATCCGGCAAAACCGATGGCATACAGTTTTGGTACCGGCGGCGCAAGAGATACCGAGCGTATCCCGATGGTTAATCACTATACCTCGAAATCTGAGTCGGCCAAACTGTACATTACCGGAGCCGACGACGAAATAATAAATGAAGATACAACGCTGAGTTATTATCAGTGTCGGCCCAGTAATACTCACATGCAGCTGTTTGGTTTTATCGTTCGGGACCCTCAAAAGCTGTGGCGATGGGACGATCCGGGCATTACGCTTTTTAAACGCAGTGACGGTAAGGATATACGTGTTACTGCTCCTCATTACGGTGCAGGCATGTGCAGTTACTACCGCTGTCCACCCGATCAGGAATACGAGGTTACGCTTGAGCTTGAAGGAAGCGGGCAAGGGCCAAAACTTGACATAGAGTTTATGTATTTTGACCGAACGGGAAAATATCTGGAATCAAAACACGCTCCGCTTTACGATATAAAGGCCGGTAAGCAGAAAGTGGTTTACAGCGGCATAGCCTCTAAACCGACAAAGGCTGTTACTATATATGATGATCCGGATGAGCATAATATACTCAACTTCATAGTGCAGTGTATTTTTACCGATATGACAAGCGAAGTGAAAGTTAAGTCTTTTGAACTTCGTTTTAAAGGTGCTCATGGGGCTACCGTCGATCCGGCAGTTATTATTGACGGCAGAAGATATTCCCGTAAAGGAACTTTGAAGCAGGGTGAGTTGGCCGAGTTTGATATTCCATTGCTCAAGAATAAATCACAGCAGACATATCAGCTCAGTGCCGGCGGCAACAGACGGCTAAGCTGGCTTATTAAGTATGACCATCTTGACTGGCAGCTGCGTAACGCAGCCGCGGCAGATATGGGAGAGTATATACAGATTGACGGACTGAGAAATCAGTGGAGTCATGAAAAAGAAATTTTATTTGCTCCAATGGCGGCTACTGACGAACCGTTTGTGAGCAGGCTCCGCGGAATAACAAAAGCCAGGATTTACCCGGTTGACAGGGGCAGCAAAAACCTGAAAGTAAAAATAGAAGAGTGTTATCCAGGCATTAAACCAATTGTTTTTGTTCGCAGCGATAATAAGCCGGCTTCTGTGTCTGCCTCTGAAGGTTTCTCTTATAAAAACGGTATAATTGAGATAACCGTTAAAAAGGGCGAAACAATAGATGTTATTTTATAG